A genomic window from Tolypothrix sp. PCC 7910 includes:
- the lpdA gene encoding dihydrolipoyl dehydrogenase, translated as MSQGFDYDLVIIGAGVGGHGAALHAVSCGLKTAIIEAADMGGTCVNRGCIPSKALLAASGRVRELRNAHHLKSLGIQVSNVEFDREAIANHATNLVAKIQGDLTNSLKRLGVDIIRGWGKVAGTQKITVTGDGGEKTITAKDIILSPGSVPFVPPGIEVDGKTVFTSDQGVKLESLPNWVAIIGSGYIGLEFSDIYSALGAEITMIEALDQLMPGFDRDIAKLAERVLITPRDIETKVGIYAKRVIPGSPVVIELADFKTKEDLDVIEVDACLVATGRIPATKNLGLESVGVELDRRNFIPVNDSMAVLSAGEVVPHLWAIGDANGKMMLAHAASAQGIVAVENIVGRPREVDYRSIPAAAFTHPEVSYVGLTETAAKELGQAEGFEIGTSKGYFKGNSKALAENEADGMAKVIYRKDTGEVLGVHIFGLHASDLIHEASAAVANRQSVHTLAHLVHAHPTLSEVLDEAYKRAIA; from the coding sequence GTGAGTCAGGGATTCGATTACGATTTAGTGATTATAGGCGCTGGTGTAGGTGGACATGGAGCAGCCCTACACGCCGTTAGCTGTGGTCTGAAAACAGCGATTATTGAAGCAGCTGATATGGGGGGAACCTGTGTCAACCGGGGCTGCATTCCTTCAAAAGCGCTGCTGGCTGCATCCGGACGTGTGCGGGAGTTACGTAATGCTCACCACCTCAAGTCCTTGGGCATTCAAGTTAGTAATGTGGAGTTTGATCGAGAAGCGATCGCCAACCATGCTACCAATCTTGTCGCCAAAATCCAAGGCGATTTAACCAACAGCCTCAAGCGTTTGGGTGTTGATATTATTCGAGGCTGGGGAAAAGTCGCTGGGACTCAAAAAATCACCGTGACTGGTGATGGTGGTGAAAAAACTATCACAGCTAAAGACATTATCCTGTCTCCCGGTTCTGTGCCTTTCGTACCTCCAGGCATTGAAGTTGACGGTAAAACTGTCTTTACCAGTGACCAAGGTGTGAAGTTAGAATCGCTACCAAACTGGGTGGCAATTATTGGCAGTGGCTATATTGGTTTGGAATTTTCTGATATTTACTCGGCATTAGGCGCTGAAATCACCATGATTGAAGCCTTAGATCAACTCATGCCAGGATTTGACAGAGATATTGCCAAACTTGCTGAACGCGTGCTGATTACCCCCCGCGATATAGAAACAAAAGTGGGAATATATGCTAAAAGAGTCATTCCCGGTTCCCCGGTAGTGATTGAATTAGCTGATTTTAAAACAAAAGAAGATTTAGATGTGATCGAGGTGGATGCTTGTCTAGTCGCTACCGGACGCATCCCAGCTACCAAAAATCTCGGTTTAGAATCTGTGGGTGTAGAACTCGACCGCCGGAATTTTATCCCAGTGAATGACAGCATGGCAGTGTTGTCAGCAGGTGAAGTTGTCCCTCATCTCTGGGCAATTGGCGATGCTAACGGCAAAATGATGCTAGCTCATGCTGCTTCTGCTCAAGGTATCGTTGCAGTGGAAAATATTGTTGGTCGTCCCAGGGAAGTTGATTATCGCAGCATCCCCGCCGCCGCTTTTACCCACCCAGAAGTTAGCTATGTCGGCTTAACCGAAACCGCAGCCAAGGAATTAGGCCAAGCTGAAGGTTTTGAAATCGGTACTAGCAAAGGTTACTTCAAAGGTAACTCCAAAGCCTTAGCAGAAAATGAAGCCGACGGTATGGCGAAGGTAATTTATCGCAAAGATACCGGAGAAGTCCTAGGCGTTCACATCTTTGGACTACACGCCTCAGATCTCATCCACGAAGCCTCAGCCGCCGTTGCTAACCGCCAATCTGTGCATACCCTCGCACACTTAGTACACGCCCACCCAACACTTTCAGAAGTGTTAGACGAAGCGTACAAAAGAGCGATCGCATAA
- a CDS encoding SWIM zinc finger domain-containing protein → MLIPKLSEFTIRRHANAKSFQRGEAYYEADAVMSLTQRGNLLLAEVEGNENHPYQVRLSFDGDGLTSVKCSCPYDRDGWCKHIVATMLLCLRQPESIEERPTLEQMLNRLDYKQTQRLVQGLVGEYPKLIEAIDRHVNLITYASVKQPRVKAVLNSTIDPKPFAQKVRQILRNAVSAWEDGYDDDPITEELLSLIQTAVDLCERGDGNSAIAILEAITSACVENWDDVADYGADNYEILPELNAAWCEAILTAELTPEEKVDIQVNLEVWQEEWGADFDLASEALRQGWDYPTLVQVLQGNIPEMGVWEEQIPDYADDLALIRLKILERQERYQEYLYLAAAEGQTEQYLTMLGRLGRVDEAMTAAQAQMNTMEAAFALAKTLSQQDSLSEALDIAQIGLNLPGNCQYELGIWTSDLAQELNDQEAALSALMAAFQTRASFVDYQKMAELAGENWANVKTDLLQILRTFGSWGSEAARVDIFLHEGLIDDAIHIVNELSSYYADLIHRVMDAAIAEKPNWVIANARRRAEMIMDAAKAEYYAEAVKWLTKVRAAYLECGRKADWDSYKAKLIQEHGRKRKLMGLFKEKGL, encoded by the coding sequence ATGCTAATCCCCAAGCTAAGTGAATTTACAATCCGCCGTCATGCTAACGCTAAGTCTTTCCAGCGAGGTGAGGCTTATTATGAGGCTGATGCTGTGATGTCTCTTACCCAAAGAGGTAATTTGCTGTTGGCAGAAGTTGAAGGCAATGAAAATCATCCTTATCAAGTCCGCCTCAGTTTTGATGGAGACGGATTAACTTCTGTGAAATGCAGCTGTCCCTACGATCGCGATGGTTGGTGTAAACATATTGTAGCGACCATGCTTCTTTGTCTGCGTCAGCCAGAAAGCATTGAGGAGCGTCCGACTTTAGAACAAATGCTGAATCGTCTGGATTATAAGCAAACTCAAAGGTTGGTACAAGGGTTGGTGGGTGAATATCCTAAGTTGATTGAGGCAATCGACCGCCATGTCAATTTGATTACATACGCAAGTGTCAAACAACCAAGGGTTAAAGCAGTACTTAACAGCACAATTGATCCAAAACCCTTTGCCCAGAAAGTGCGCCAGATTCTACGGAATGCAGTGAGTGCTTGGGAAGATGGTTATGATGATGACCCCATCACTGAAGAATTACTGAGTTTGATCCAAACTGCTGTAGATTTGTGTGAACGGGGAGATGGTAACAGTGCGATCGCAATTTTAGAGGCGATTACTTCGGCTTGTGTGGAAAATTGGGATGATGTTGCAGACTACGGTGCTGATAATTATGAGATTCTCCCAGAATTGAATGCGGCTTGGTGTGAAGCAATTCTCACTGCGGAACTCACCCCAGAAGAAAAGGTGGATATCCAAGTTAATTTGGAAGTATGGCAAGAAGAGTGGGGCGCTGATTTTGACTTAGCTTCGGAAGCTTTGCGCCAAGGCTGGGATTACCCGACACTTGTGCAAGTTTTGCAAGGTAATATCCCCGAAATGGGTGTTTGGGAGGAACAAATCCCAGACTACGCTGATGATTTAGCCTTAATTCGCCTCAAAATTCTCGAACGTCAGGAACGATATCAAGAATACTTGTATTTGGCAGCAGCCGAAGGACAAACCGAACAATATCTGACAATGTTAGGGCGTTTGGGCAGAGTTGATGAAGCGATGACAGCAGCACAAGCCCAAATGAATACAATGGAAGCTGCTTTTGCTTTAGCAAAAACCCTATCACAACAGGATTCATTATCGGAAGCCCTAGATATTGCCCAAATCGGCTTAAATTTGCCAGGAAATTGTCAGTATGAATTAGGCATTTGGACAAGTGATTTAGCTCAAGAATTAAACGATCAAGAAGCAGCTTTGTCTGCACTGATGGCTGCTTTTCAAACTAGAGCATCTTTTGTTGATTATCAAAAAATGGCAGAATTAGCTGGGGAAAACTGGGCTAATGTGAAAACAGATTTATTGCAAATTCTCCGCACATTTGGCAGTTGGGGAAGCGAAGCAGCCAGGGTAGATATTTTCTTACATGAAGGCTTGATTGATGATGCTATTCACATTGTTAATGAATTGAGTTCTTACTATGCTGATTTAATTCACCGGGTCATGGATGCGGCAATAGCTGAAAAACCTAACTGGGTAATTGCAAATGCGCGTCGCCGTGCAGAAATGATTATGGATGCGGCTAAAGCAGAATATTATGCTGAAGCAGTTAAGTGGTTAACAAAAGTTCGCGCCGCCTACTTGGAATGTGGGAGAAAAGCAGATTGGGATAGCTATAAAGCTAAGTTAATACAGGAGCATGGGCGTAAGCGGAAATTGATGGGATTATTTAAGGAAAAAGGTCTGTAG
- a CDS encoding GUN4 domain-containing protein, whose protein sequence is MAKYALLIGASEYESPNINNLSGVVKDIEAMQRVLQHSEIGGFDEVKFLPNPDSDTMRSEIEQLFMEKCQKEDVVLLYFSGHGYRHEDGSLFFVSRNTQINPQGSVRIGTAVDAKFIHQNYMNRSKSKRQVLILDCCFSGAFAEGMSAKEISNLSITNEIVEQLGGEGRAVLTSSTATQKSFEDSGGGVYTRYLIEGIETGAADNDNDGFVTVAELHEYAKRKVLEAKPAMKPEIFAVREGYTIRLAKAPVGDPQLEYRKEVEQRVRNGRVSVVGRKVLIRRQKELGLNLSVAAAIEEDVLKPFRELKESLQEYEQTLTEALEEEPILSDGTLDDLQRLQQILKLRDEDVKAINNRLIPQQSISAIDTKQPKPQGEDDLSSEKGVDYTTLRDLLAAGNWKDADMETYRVMIQAVGKQEGDYFKSEELFNFPCTDLCTIDRLWVKYSDGRFGFSIQKEIYLSVGGKPDGKYYKEAWEKFGDRVGWRVESRWISYTKVTFDTSAHRGHLPSLDAFLAGLVFSWSSLLSHRDL, encoded by the coding sequence ATGGCGAAATATGCATTGCTAATTGGTGCTAGTGAATATGAGTCTCCGAATATAAATAATTTATCTGGAGTAGTCAAAGATATTGAAGCAATGCAGCGTGTTTTGCAGCATTCAGAAATAGGCGGGTTTGATGAAGTTAAATTTTTGCCTAATCCTGATTCCGATACCATGCGCTCAGAAATTGAGCAGCTATTCATGGAAAAATGTCAAAAAGAAGACGTAGTGCTGCTTTATTTTTCTGGACATGGCTACAGACATGAAGACGGAAGTTTATTTTTTGTCAGCCGCAATACTCAAATCAATCCCCAGGGTTCAGTCAGAATTGGTACAGCAGTAGATGCTAAATTCATCCATCAAAATTATATGAATCGCAGTAAATCTAAGCGACAAGTATTAATTCTTGACTGTTGCTTTAGCGGTGCTTTTGCTGAGGGAATGAGTGCTAAAGAAATTTCTAATCTCAGCATTACAAATGAAATTGTTGAGCAATTAGGTGGTGAAGGTAGAGCTGTGTTAACCTCTTCCACAGCTACACAAAAATCCTTTGAAGATTCGGGAGGCGGAGTTTACACCCGCTATTTAATTGAGGGAATTGAAACAGGCGCAGCTGATAATGATAACGATGGTTTTGTGACTGTAGCTGAACTGCATGAATATGCCAAGCGCAAGGTGCTGGAAGCAAAACCAGCGATGAAGCCAGAAATTTTTGCAGTTCGGGAAGGTTATACAATTCGCCTAGCTAAAGCACCAGTAGGCGATCCACAATTAGAGTATCGCAAAGAAGTTGAGCAACGTGTTAGAAATGGTCGCGTTTCTGTTGTGGGACGCAAAGTTTTAATTCGTAGACAAAAGGAGTTGGGGTTAAATCTCTCAGTAGCCGCCGCAATAGAAGAAGATGTTCTTAAACCATTCCGTGAGTTAAAAGAAAGCTTGCAGGAATACGAACAAACTCTGACTGAAGCATTGGAAGAAGAACCGATTCTTAGTGATGGAACTCTTGATGATTTACAGCGATTACAACAAATTCTTAAACTGCGAGATGAGGATGTTAAAGCTATAAATAATCGCTTGATTCCTCAGCAGTCAATTTCGGCAATTGACACTAAGCAACCGAAACCCCAAGGAGAAGATGACCTTAGTTCAGAAAAAGGCGTAGATTATACGACACTACGCGACCTCTTAGCAGCAGGGAACTGGAAAGACGCTGATATGGAAACATATCGAGTGATGATTCAGGCTGTAGGTAAGCAGGAAGGTGATTACTTTAAGTCTGAAGAACTATTCAACTTTCCTTGTACAGACCTCTGCACGATTGACCGTTTATGGGTAAAATATAGCGATGGGCGCTTTGGCTTCAGTATTCAAAAGGAAATTTACTTAAGCGTTGGTGGTAAGCCTGACGGTAAGTATTACAAAGAAGCCTGGGAGAAATTTGGCGATCGCGTAGGATGGAGAGTGGAAAGCCGCTGGATAAGTTACACGAAAGTCACTTTTGATACTTCAGCCCATAGAGGACACCTTCCGAGCTTAGATGCGTTTCTTGCGGGGTTGGTCTTCTCGTGGTCTTCTCTTCTCTCTCATCGAGACTTGTAA
- a CDS encoding 2Fe-2S iron-sulfur cluster-binding protein has protein sequence MSQTYTIRVRDRNTGKEYTLQVPEDRYILHSAEQQGTELPFSCRNGACTTCAVRVLSGEIYQPEAIGLSPELRRKGYALLCVSYPRSDIEVETQDEDEVYELQFGRFFARGKVRAGLPLDED, from the coding sequence ATGTCCCAAACATACACGATTAGAGTTCGCGATCGCAATACTGGCAAGGAATACACCCTTCAAGTGCCGGAAGACCGATACATTTTGCACAGTGCTGAACAACAAGGAACAGAATTGCCGTTTTCTTGCCGCAATGGTGCTTGTACTACTTGTGCTGTGCGGGTGCTGTCTGGAGAAATTTACCAGCCAGAGGCAATTGGACTATCGCCAGAGTTGCGGCGCAAGGGATATGCCTTATTATGTGTGAGTTATCCCCGTTCGGATATAGAAGTGGAAACCCAAGACGAAGATGAAGTTTATGAACTTCAGTTTGGACGCTTTTTTGCACGGGGGAAAGTTAGGGCGGGTTTACCGTTGGATGAAGACTAA
- a CDS encoding thermonuclease family protein: protein MAAHFGVLVRKILILACLLLLVSCQGKSQPTANQAQVKVARVVSGQSLEVLGMAEQPNLISQVRLIGIEAPDLRQRPWGDDAKDELEKMIGGAEQIVTLEFDIEGKDKIGRTVAYVWKDKLLLNEEIVKKGYALFVPRSPNHKYDQRLERAQQWARIMGQGIWQPEKPMRLTPAEFRRQYR, encoded by the coding sequence ATGGCAGCGCATTTTGGCGTATTAGTGCGAAAAATATTAATTTTGGCTTGCCTATTACTGCTAGTGAGTTGTCAAGGCAAAAGCCAGCCTACAGCTAATCAAGCACAGGTAAAAGTGGCGCGGGTGGTGAGTGGGCAAAGTTTGGAAGTATTAGGCATGGCTGAACAACCAAACTTAATTTCCCAAGTGCGATTAATTGGTATTGAAGCACCAGATCTCCGCCAGCGCCCTTGGGGTGATGATGCCAAAGACGAATTAGAGAAAATGATTGGAGGCGCAGAACAAATTGTCACCCTAGAGTTTGACATAGAAGGCAAAGACAAAATTGGTCGGACTGTAGCCTATGTATGGAAAGATAAATTGTTATTAAACGAAGAAATAGTCAAAAAAGGCTATGCATTATTTGTACCGCGATCGCCTAATCACAAATACGACCAACGTTTAGAACGCGCCCAACAATGGGCAAGAATTATGGGACAAGGAATTTGGCAACCAGAAAAACCCATGCGCCTGACTCCCGCTGAGTTTCGGAGGCAGTATCGGTGA
- a CDS encoding alpha/beta hydrolase, whose amino-acid sequence MSGGLGIGDWGLGTGGQGDKERNYNTDYQLPITNYQLPITHAQCPMPHAQ is encoded by the coding sequence GTGAGTGGGGGGTTGGGGATTGGGGACTGGGGACTGGGGACTGGGGGACAAGGAGACAAGGAGAGAAATTACAATACCGATTACCAATTACCAATTACCAATTACCAATTACCAATTACCCATGCCCAATGCCCAATGCCCCATGCCCAATAA
- a CDS encoding inositol monophosphatase family protein, producing the protein MTNLQIFLDIATEAALAAGEVLQGYWGKLEDAITEKGRPGDLVTAADKASEVVVLEVLRRHFPQHSILAEESGKLGNQDSEYLWAIDPLDGTTNYAHQYPCFAVSIGLLINGIPQVGVIYNPASNELFRAAAGLGTTRNRRPIKVSDSSELRKSLLVTGFAYDRRETSDNNYAEFCHLTHLTQGVRRSGSAAMDLAYVACGRFDGYWERGLSPWDMAAGIILVQEAGGKVTAYDRTPFKIETGRILATNGYLHDTLSHELMNIPPLSSW; encoded by the coding sequence ATGACAAACCTACAAATATTTTTAGATATAGCTACAGAAGCGGCTTTGGCTGCTGGTGAGGTTTTGCAAGGCTATTGGGGGAAATTAGAAGATGCAATTACGGAAAAAGGCCGTCCTGGTGATTTAGTTACTGCTGCTGATAAGGCTTCGGAAGTGGTAGTTTTGGAAGTTTTGCGTCGCCATTTTCCCCAGCATTCGATTTTGGCTGAGGAATCTGGGAAATTAGGCAATCAAGATAGTGAATATCTTTGGGCAATTGATCCTTTAGATGGCACAACAAACTATGCTCACCAATATCCTTGTTTTGCTGTTTCTATTGGGTTGTTAATTAATGGCATTCCCCAAGTCGGTGTAATTTATAATCCTGCTAGTAATGAGCTGTTTCGGGCTGCTGCTGGTTTGGGCACTACACGCAATCGCCGCCCCATAAAAGTTTCCGATAGTTCTGAACTGCGGAAAAGTCTGCTAGTGACAGGCTTTGCCTACGATCGCAGAGAAACATCTGATAATAATTATGCAGAATTTTGTCACCTCACCCATTTAACTCAAGGTGTCAGGCGTAGTGGTTCCGCCGCAATGGATTTGGCTTATGTAGCCTGTGGGCGATTTGATGGCTACTGGGAAAGGGGACTTTCTCCCTGGGATATGGCTGCGGGTATTATTCTCGTCCAAGAAGCTGGCGGCAAAGTCACAGCCTATGATCGCACTCCTTTCAAAATCGAAACGGGAAGAATCCTCGCTACTAACGGCTATCTGCACGACACCCTCAGCCATGAATTAATGAATATTCCACCGTTATCAAGTTGGTAA
- a CDS encoding J domain-containing protein has protein sequence MSLRIDRGLFKYDFIDHHAVLCVPVDADVKEIRKRYLSIARRLHPDANNSASPTDKQLSSELLSKLVNPAYEKITTERSRTEYMIILSHMGKRLVQEFTSVELHTDVGKKLATAPESTIDSLYKSTIAKIAETQYENLHHVPQVIAQISELNLVYLMRTAGKSLATPNPLMQSTMNSGPITPNPATNTTAPPPPPPPAPEASAVEHYLRRAQTLIDKNQFPQAQVELQDAIKLEPKNSRCHSLIGLVYLKQNRLKMAKVHFDNALKLDPNDQTALSWKPKIDKALSQQSGGGKVTTPPNSTGKQPDKSGGGGLFGGLFGGKKK, from the coding sequence ATGTCATTAAGAATAGATCGTGGTCTTTTTAAATATGATTTCATAGATCATCACGCGGTTTTGTGCGTTCCTGTTGATGCTGATGTGAAAGAGATTCGCAAGCGCTATCTCTCAATTGCCCGTCGTTTGCATCCTGATGCTAATAATAGTGCGAGTCCTACTGATAAGCAGCTATCCAGTGAATTGTTATCAAAGTTGGTTAACCCAGCTTACGAGAAAATAACTACAGAAAGAAGTCGCACAGAATACATGATAATTCTGTCTCACATGGGTAAGCGATTAGTGCAAGAATTTACTTCGGTAGAACTACATACTGATGTGGGAAAAAAGTTAGCAACTGCTCCCGAATCAACTATAGATTCACTGTACAAAAGTACGATCGCAAAAATAGCCGAGACTCAATATGAGAACTTGCACCATGTACCGCAAGTAATTGCCCAAATTAGCGAATTGAATTTAGTTTACTTAATGCGGACTGCTGGTAAATCATTAGCAACGCCTAACCCGCTAATGCAATCTACAATGAACTCAGGGCCAATAACGCCCAATCCTGCTACTAATACAACAGCGCCACCACCTCCGCCGCCACCAGCGCCAGAAGCTTCAGCTGTGGAACATTACCTACGTCGCGCGCAAACTTTAATTGACAAAAACCAATTTCCGCAAGCTCAGGTGGAGTTGCAAGATGCTATCAAATTAGAACCAAAGAATAGTAGATGCCATAGCCTGATAGGATTGGTGTATTTAAAGCAGAATCGGCTAAAAATGGCAAAAGTTCATTTTGATAATGCTTTGAAACTAGATCCCAATGACCAAACAGCTTTATCTTGGAAACCAAAAATAGACAAGGCTTTAAGTCAGCAATCTGGTGGTGGTAAAGTAACTACACCTCCTAATTCGACTGGTAAACAACCAGATAAGTCAGGAGGTGGCGGTTTGTTTGGTGGTTTGTTTGGTGGGAAGAAAAAGTAA
- a CDS encoding ATP phosphoribosyltransferase regulatory subunit: protein MVYQPAAGARDLLPLDVAQKRWIEDRLQEVFHRWGYHRIITSTLERMDTLMAGEAIQRQTVIQLQNSEDEELGLRPELTASIARTVVTRMAGVTYPQRLYYNANVFRRIWENRHNRQQEFYQAGVELLGAAGLLANAEVLLLVADCLAALSVERWYVILGEAGITRSLLSVFPDHIQGKVRSAIANLDRIAIENLPLSEELRDRAKLILDLRGDSSEVLRKVKSLDLDQAQQEAVNNLASLVDLLESRGDYPLILDLSLIETIDYYTGIVFEVVSDTAGQVQVLGRGGRYDKLLGLYHPQGENIPGVGFALNIEDLYQIIQSTQQLPQAPPASDWLIVPETGNADAAAFAYAQKLRDSSEMVRVEIDLGGRDTAAIRNYARDRGIAQIAWIKADSSPTIESLS, encoded by the coding sequence ATGGTGTATCAACCAGCAGCGGGAGCTAGGGATTTATTACCTTTAGATGTGGCGCAAAAACGCTGGATTGAAGATAGGTTACAGGAAGTATTTCATCGTTGGGGATATCACAGGATTATTACCTCAACTTTGGAACGAATGGATACCCTGATGGCGGGGGAAGCAATTCAGCGTCAAACGGTAATTCAACTGCAAAATTCTGAAGATGAAGAATTAGGGCTGCGTCCAGAATTGACAGCTTCGATCGCGCGCACTGTCGTCACACGTATGGCAGGTGTGACTTATCCCCAAAGGCTGTATTACAATGCCAATGTTTTCCGCCGCATCTGGGAAAATCGGCATAATCGTCAGCAAGAGTTTTATCAAGCTGGGGTAGAGTTGCTCGGTGCTGCTGGATTGCTAGCAAATGCGGAAGTATTGTTGTTAGTTGCAGATTGTTTAGCAGCGCTTTCGGTAGAGCGATGGTATGTGATTTTAGGCGAAGCGGGAATTACCCGATCGCTGTTGAGTGTATTTCCAGATCACATACAAGGTAAAGTTCGCAGTGCGATCGCTAATTTGGATCGCATTGCGATCGAGAATTTACCCTTAAGTGAAGAACTACGCGATCGCGCCAAACTCATCTTAGATCTGCGCGGTGACAGTTCCGAAGTCTTGCGAAAAGTCAAAAGTTTAGATTTAGATCAAGCTCAACAAGAAGCGGTTAATAACCTCGCATCCTTGGTGGATTTACTGGAGTCACGGGGAGATTATCCTTTAATTCTCGACCTCAGCTTGATTGAAACTATCGATTATTACACTGGTATCGTCTTTGAAGTAGTCAGCGATACCGCTGGACAAGTTCAGGTTTTAGGGCGAGGTGGTCGCTACGACAAGCTTCTAGGGCTATATCATCCCCAAGGCGAAAATATTCCCGGGGTAGGCTTTGCCCTCAACATTGAAGATTTATACCAAATAATCCAATCAACTCAGCAATTACCGCAAGCACCACCAGCTAGCGATTGGTTAATCGTACCAGAGACAGGCAACGCTGATGCGGCTGCCTTTGCCTACGCGCAAAAGCTCCGGGATTCTAGCGAGATGGTGCGAGTAGAAATTGATTTAGGGGGCAGAGATACCGCAGCCATCAGAAACTATGCACGCGATCGCGGAATTGCTCAAATCGCCTGGATTAAAGCCGATAGTTCACCCACTATAGAATCATTGTCTTAG
- a CDS encoding ferredoxin family protein, whose amino-acid sequence MPHTIVTDVCEGIADCVDACPVACIHDGPGKNVKGTDWYWIDFATCIDCGICIQVCPVEGAIVPEERPDLQKTPE is encoded by the coding sequence ATGCCACACACAATTGTTACCGATGTCTGTGAAGGCATCGCTGACTGCGTAGATGCTTGTCCAGTAGCTTGCATTCATGACGGCCCAGGCAAAAACGTCAAAGGCACCGATTGGTACTGGATAGACTTCGCCACCTGCATTGATTGTGGCATCTGTATCCAAGTATGCCCAGTAGAAGGTGCGATCGTTCCTGAAGAACGCCCTGATTTGCAGAAGACTCCAGAATAG
- a CDS encoding ABC transporter ATP-binding protein, which produces MTNDYLLEVQNVHAGYIKDVDILQGVNFRVAAGELVTVIGPNGAGKSTLAKTIFGLLTPHTGTITFKGENIGGLKSNQIVQRGMCYVPQIANVFPSLSIEENLEMGAFVRNIPLKPLKDKIFTMFPRLSDRRRQRAGTLSGGERQMLAMGKALMLEPSLLLLDEPSAALSPILVTQVFDQIKEINQSGTAIVLVEQNARKALEMADRGYVLESGRDAISGPGQELLNDPKVAELYLGAGKGH; this is translated from the coding sequence ATGACAAATGACTATTTACTAGAAGTTCAAAATGTTCATGCAGGATACATTAAAGATGTTGATATCCTGCAAGGTGTGAATTTTAGAGTTGCAGCGGGGGAATTGGTAACAGTGATTGGCCCCAATGGTGCGGGTAAATCCACCTTGGCGAAGACTATTTTTGGACTTTTAACTCCCCATACAGGCACAATTACCTTTAAAGGTGAAAATATTGGCGGACTCAAGTCAAATCAAATAGTCCAGCGGGGAATGTGCTATGTACCGCAAATCGCTAATGTTTTCCCTTCCTTGAGTATTGAAGAAAATTTAGAAATGGGGGCTTTTGTGCGGAATATTCCCCTCAAGCCCCTCAAAGATAAAATATTTACCATGTTTCCCAGATTAAGCGATCGCCGTCGTCAACGTGCAGGTACGCTTTCCGGTGGAGAACGGCAGATGTTGGCAATGGGTAAAGCTTTGATGCTAGAACCAAGTTTGCTGCTATTAGATGAGCCTTCTGCAGCTTTATCCCCCATCCTAGTGACACAAGTATTTGACCAAATCAAGGAAATTAACCAGAGTGGCACAGCCATAGTTCTAGTAGAACAAAACGCCCGTAAAGCCTTAGAAATGGCCGATCGCGGTTACGTTCTAGAATCTGGACGTGATGCTATCTCCGGCCCCGGTCAAGAATTGTTGAATGACCCGAAAGTGGCAGAACTGTATCTAGGAGCAGGGAAGGGGCATTAG
- a CDS encoding carbonic anhydrase produces the protein MARINGFIGRRNFIHLAGVGSIGIGALIGAGGILWNKEPSLADQASNDDFGEKPQPVNPQAALKILLQGNQRFVEGKRLNPHQSKLRLQETVAAQYPFAAILGCADSRVPAEIVFDQGLGDLFVVRVAGNVASPEAIGSLEYATSVLGAQLILVLGHSKCGAVKAAIEGKPLPGRIGIFVEEIKPAVEIAKNKSGSLEKNTIVTNIQYQADNLAKKSTILGNLVKEGKLKIVGGSYDLATGEVSITRG, from the coding sequence ATGGCTAGAATTAATGGATTTATTGGTCGTCGGAATTTTATACATTTAGCCGGTGTAGGTAGCATTGGGATTGGGGCTTTGATTGGCGCTGGTGGTATTCTGTGGAATAAAGAGCCTTCTTTAGCGGATCAAGCCTCAAATGATGATTTTGGTGAAAAACCGCAACCAGTTAATCCACAAGCAGCATTAAAAATTTTGCTTCAGGGAAATCAGCGATTTGTTGAAGGAAAGCGTCTGAATCCCCATCAATCGAAATTGCGTTTACAAGAAACTGTTGCAGCTCAATATCCATTTGCAGCGATATTAGGTTGTGCTGATTCCCGTGTACCAGCAGAAATTGTTTTTGATCAAGGATTGGGGGATTTATTTGTAGTGCGAGTAGCTGGTAATGTCGCTTCGCCAGAGGCTATTGGTAGCTTGGAATATGCGACATCAGTATTAGGAGCGCAATTAATTTTAGTTCTCGGTCATAGTAAATGTGGTGCGGTAAAAGCTGCGATTGAAGGTAAACCGCTACCGGGAAGAATTGGTATTTTTGTAGAAGAAATTAAACCTGCTGTAGAAATAGCAAAAAATAAATCTGGCAGTTTAGAAAAAAATACTATTGTTACTAATATTCAATATCAAGCAGACAATTTGGCAAAGAAGTCAACAATTTTAGGCAATTTAGTTAAAGAAGGTAAACTGAAAATTGTTGGCGGTAGTTATGATTTGGCTACGGGGGAAGTGAGCATAACTAGGGGCTAG